The nucleotide sequence CACGCGCGATTTAACCATGAGCGCGCTGTGCTCCTCGACCATCGCAAGCGCCGAAACGAGCATGTCCTCACCCGTGCTCTCATGGCCGTCGGCTGAGAGGAGCACACCGAGCTGCGCCTTGCAGGTCGCAAGCCACAGCGCAAACCCGTGCTCCTTCGCGAGGTCGTGCGCCTGTTGGACTTCGGCGAGCGCGCGCTTCATATCGCCGCGTAAGTAATGAAACAGGGCGCTCCACGAGAGCATCGCCGCCATCTGAAACGGCGAGTTTAAGGATTTGGCGATCCTTGCCGCGGAATCGATATGGTCCTGCGCCGTGTCGGACCGCTTTGCCAGCCATAACGTAATCGCAATGCCGAGCTCGCACGTCATCCCAGGATTCTGTCCCGCAAGCGCCATCGCCGATTCGCGTTCGCCGGCTTCGAGCATTTCGTAGATCTCGATGCCGCGTTCAAATGCGGGAAGCGCGTCGGTGAGGCGAGAGGCATGGAAAAGGGTCAATCCGCGCGCCAGATGTGCCGCCAAAACGAGCACTCGGTTATCGAGCCGATCCGCGATTTCTACGAGTCGTGCCGAGATTTCTTGGGCTTCGTCGATCGACGCGTGTGCCAGATAGAACCGGACCAGACCAAACAACAGCAGCCATCGCTGCGGATCCATCGAGTCGTCGCGCAAGTTGCGCGTCACGCGCTCGAGCCAGTAGCGTCCCTCCCGCCACTGTCCGCGTTCGTACCAGTATCGGTGCAAGACGCCGGCCAGCGATAGAGCGGCGGGTGCATCGTCCTCCCGCGAAAGCGCCCATTGGAAAACGGCGCGAAACTCCGCATAGTCGCGTTCGACGGCTGCGAACATCGCCTTCGATTCCGACGCCGCCGCTGCGTAGGCGGCGTCGGCCGCACGGCAAAAGTGATCGGCACGGCGTTGCTGCATCGCATCCCACTCGGCGGCGTCTGCGAGACGTTCGAGTGCGAACTCTTTGGTCGAGTCGAGCAGCCAATAGCGCGCCACGTCACCGCCGGGCTCGAACTGAACGAGCGACTTGTCGACGAGATGGCCGAGCAGGGTAACGATGTCTCGCTCGTCGAGCGGCTCGCCGGCGCACACCGCGCATGCGGCATCCATCGAGAAGTCGCCGGCGAATACCGCCAGCCGTCGCAACAGCGCCTTTTCGTTTTCGTCGAGCAGGTTATAACTCCAGCCGATCAGCCCGCGCAAGGTCTGCTGACGCGGCAATGACGTTCGCCCGCCGGTCAGAACGCGAAACCGGTCGTCGAGACGCCCGCGCAGTTCGGTTACGGTCATCGTCTTTACGCGCGCGGCGGCCAATTCGATGGCCAAGGGGATGCCGTCGAGCCGCCGACAGATTTCCTTGATCGCGCTCATGGTTTCGGGGGTCGGGTCGAACGTTCTAACGACGGCGCGCGCACGACTGACGAATAATGCGACCGATTCCTCTTCTCTGAACGTGGAAACGCGAAAGAGGCTCTCGCCGGGGATATCGAGCATCTCGCGGCTCGTGGCGATCACTTGGAGCCAAGGACACTGCTCCAACAGGCGATCGACCAGCACCGCAGCCTCACCGATCAGATGCTCGCAGTTGTCGAGAACGATCAAAGCCTTTCGTTCGCTCAGATGAGCGGCGAGTGTGTCGTCGGTGTCGCGACCGGCGGCCTCGCGTACGCCCATCGTCGCAAGTGCGGTGGCTGAAAGAAATACGCCTTCGGCGATCGGTGCGAGATCGATAAACCACACGCCGTCGGGGAACTGCTCGAGGTTTCGCTGGCCGTACTCGATGGCCAATCGCGTCTTTCCGACGCCGCCCGGTCCGACGATGGTAACCAGACGCGCGCCGGTCAGCAGCGCTCCGATCTCGGCGATCTCGTCTTCCCGGCCCAGAAACGACGTGCGCATTGACGGCAAATTGTGGCGAAGTGTCGCTTGCCGTACGGCCGGAGGCGCTTCGGACGAGTAACCGTCGCTTGTAACGCGATTGCGCCCCGCTGCCTTGGCGCCGTACAGGTGAAGGTCGGCTGAGGCCGTGAGTGATTGCGGCTCGGTCTCGGTGTCGGGAATCACGCTGGCGCAGCCGACGCTTACCGTCACGTGACCCAGCGACGATCCTTGATGCGGAATCTGGAGCTCGCGCACGGCGACGCACGCGGTTTCAGCGACTTGTCGTGCGTTGGCGAGCGTCGTTTCCGGAAGCACGATCGAAAACTCTTCGCCGCCGTAGCGTGCCACCACGTCGCCGGGCCGGCTCGCGCAGCGTCCGATTGCTTCAGCGATCTGCCGTAAGCACCCGTCGCCGGCAATATGTCCGTACGTGTCGTTGAAGAGCTTAAAGAGGTCGACATCGAAGAGCAGCACGCTGAGCGGAGATTTGCTGCGCGCGCAGCGTTGCCACTCGCGCGCCAACGCTTCGTCAAAGCCGCGGCGGTTGCCGACGCCGGTTAACGGATCGGTCGTGGCTTGGTGTTTGAGGTTGGCCATTTCAAGACGTTCGTGCTCGTCGTGAATGCGAGCGCCGAGGTAGATCGCGCAGCTCTCCAGCATCGCGACGTCCTCGATATCGTATGCGCTGCTTTGGTGCGATCTCACGGACAGCGCTCCGACGATGTTGCCGCCAAAGGCGACCGGGACCAAGACCGCCGAGGGGGGCCCCTCGTACAGGATCGATTCGCCACCGCTGAGGACTTGGCGCATCCGGCTATCTTCGGCCATCTTTGCGTCTTCCGGGCGGAGACCGACGCCGTCTTCAAAGATGTACTCGATCCGGGCATCGCTGGCATCGCCGATGGCTAGCAACACGCTCTTCGCCTCGACGAACTCAGAAAGAAGCGCGGCAAGCTGCACCATGGTTTCCTGTAAGGGAAGCGCCGACGCAAGCAGCTGTGCCGAGCGCCGAATCAGGTCGCGTCGTTGATGGGGCCGCTGCTCGCGCGACGATCGCAAGATGACCCTTACTTCGCGCGCCGGCGGCGATCGTCGGCGTCGACGATGTCGATAATAATCTCGAGCTCCGGATGCAGCGCCAGCGTCTCGGCGTATTCTTCGCGGAACCAGGCTTCGTCCTCGGCGTGTTTGGGCTTGATCCGCTTCAGCGTCTCCTTGATCGCCGGGTATTGCGACGCATCGGTGTGCCCGCGCAGCCACGCGGCGACGCCATCTTCGGTATCGCACGCGGTGACCGCTTCGAATAACGCTTGTTCGGTGACGCCCAGGCGCTCGAGCAAATAGCCCGAGATCCCTTTGATTTTACCGTTGATGAAGTAGATACCAGGATCGCCGCCGGGTAATCGTCCGCGCAGCTTGTCGATCGTTCGCGGCATGAGCATGAGGCCGTCGAGCTCCGCGTAGCAACTGCGCGGTGGTCCGTTACGAAGATCGAGTGGTTGCATGATACTCCTTTTAGGATGCGGGTTCCAGCTCGAACGCCAGATTCGGATCGGCGGAGAGCGTCAGCGGATCGACACGGGTCGCGTCGCGTTGATGGTACGCAGCGGCAGCGATCATGGCCGCGTTGTCGGTGCAGTACTTGGGCGGCGGAACGAACGCCGTGACGTTATTGCGTTCGCTCCATCGGCGAAACGCCGTCTGCAGCGCGGAGTTGGCCGCGACGCCGCCGGAGAGCACGACCGCGTTGTAGCTATCGCGTGCAAATGCGGCTTCGAGGCGCGCCATGAGCACGTCGACGACGGCGGCTTGAAACGATGCGGCGACGTCTTCGGGCTTTGCGTTTTGCCCGGCGTCGGATTCTAGAAAATACCGGACGGACGTTTTGAGGCCGGAAAACGAGAGGTCGAGCGAATCGCCGCTGGGACGATGGCGCGGAAAGGCGTGCGCGCGGGGATTCCCGCGCTGCGCCATGCGATCGAGCTGTGGACCGCCGGGGTATGGGATGCCGAGCAGTCGTGCCGTTTTATCGTACGCTTCGCCGGCGGCATCGTCGTGCGTGCGGCCGACGATCGACATGCGCGTGGCGGATTCCACCTTCACGAGTTGCGAGTGACCACCCGAAACGAGCAACGCGAGGAACGGATAGGGCGGCGCTTCGGGCTGGTCCAGAAATGCGGCAAAAATGTGGCCGTGTAAATGATTGATGCCGTAGAGCGGCTTGTCGAGTGCGAAGGCGAGCGCCTTGGCCGATGCAACCCCGACGACGAGACTGCCGATGAGTCCCGGTCCGCGCGTGACCGCGAGTGCGTCGACGTCGTCGAACGTCGTCCCGGCCCGGCCGAGCGCATCCTCGACCGCCGCTGAGAGCAGCGCAACGTGCTGGCGGCTGGCGATTTCGGGCACGATGCCGCCGTACTTCGCGTGGAACGCGTCTTGATTCGTCGAGACCGAGGCGAGCACGTCGCGGCCGTCGCGCACCAGCGCGGTGGCCGTGTCGTCGCACGACGTCTCGATCCCCAGCACCAACATTAAGAGGCGGGGGTTATCGTTGCGGCGGCTCGAAGCCTTCGGCATGCAAGACGTAAACGAAGCAATGCGGCTGCCCTCTCCGGCGCCGCGCCCTCAGTCCATTGCCTTTGACGGGGAGTGGCTTTGGATGGGCTCGATTGAGACCAGTCGCGTGTACGCGATCGATCCGCACCAGTGGCGCGTGATGGAAGAAGACCGGGCGCCTGGAAAACCGTGGGGCATGGCCGTGGTCGGCGACGAGCTGCGCGTGATCTGCGGCGAAGGCGACGGCGATAGTCGGTTCATTCGACGGCTGGTTCCCGGCCACGGTTTCAAGACGCAAGAGACGATCCAATGTCCCGACGATACCGGATCGCAGCTCAGTTACGACGGCGTGCGGCTGTACGTGAGTCAGTGGTACAACAAGCGCATCCTCGGAATCGACGAGCAGGGCAACGTCGTGCGCACGATCGAGGTGCCGCGCGGCGTCTGCGGTCAATGCTTCGTCGACGGAGCGTTCTACGTACTGACCACCGACGACGAAGAGACCGACGACTATTTTTTGATGAAAGCACACGTCAACGGCGGAACGCCGAAGTTCGAAGACATCGCTCGCGTGCCTTTCCACGCACGTGCCTTGGCCTTCGACGGATCGCGGTTCTGGACGAACCATCGCGAAAACAACGAAATCGTTGCTTTCACCCCGTAGGGAGTCCGGCGAGAGAGACCTGATCTCGGCGATACGCGATATCGTCGAGATCGTCGCCATTATCGCCGCCGGCTGCTGGGCATTCTACGTGTTCGCCTACGAAAATCGCATCAAACCGTCGTTTGCAGAGCCGGAAGTCAACGTTACGGCGTCTATGCGGCTGCTGAGCGTGCACAACGGTTTGATCGGCATCGGGATTCACACGCAGTTTCATAACGTCGGTACGGTGCCGGCGCACTTCTTAGCTTACGCGGTGAGCGTTTACGGGCAACGCGTCACGCCTCAAGTTCCGTCAGCGCACAAAACGAATCCCGGCCTAAAAATCGACGATGCGATGTTTTCGCGGATCGACAAGCCAACAGCCGTCTACACGTGGGGCTACATCACGAAACAGGGCAACCCGGCATCAACACAAGAAAGCGGCCTCGACCCGGGTAGCAGTTTGGAGAACGATCAGATCTTTTACGTGCCGCAAGGCCGGTTCGATTTGCTCACAATGGCCATCGATGCTCCGTACACGAAGTATGACGATACCATGCCGGCAAGTCTTGTGTATCAACCCGACGGTGGACTCAAGGTCAATATCGCGATCTCGGACCGGATGGATCAATTCAACATCCGTCCGGTGACCTCGCTCGATATCCGCTAAACCGCTATTCGGTGTCGGGCGGAACCGCGTCTGCGTTCGAGTTGGTAAATTTCGACGGCGGATACTTCGTCTTTATCGGCGTGAAGGCGCGCGGCGTTTGACGGAAATCGAAGCCCCCGAGGACGTTCGCGCGACAATCCGTGTAACCGAAACCGTTGGCCGGCGCTGCGGGACAGCTCCCACCGATCGGCGGCAACTTGAACACCGTCTCGATGAACTTCAATATACTGCCGGGCTCGTAGAGCGTCTTGTCGACTTTATTTCGTAGCGCGTACGGAGAAATCACCATCAGCGGCGTGCGGATTCCGAGTCCCCGGAAATCCATTTGCGGCGGTGGAATGGGGTCGTACAATCCGCCCCAGTCGTCCCACAGCACGACGATGGCCGTCGAGTTCCACTGCGGCCCTTTTCCAATCGCGTTAACAATGGCGGAAACCCACGACGGTCCTTCGTCTGTGACGTAGGGGCCGGCGTGATCGGAATACGTGCCGTCCGGTACAACCCACGTGACGCCTTTGAGCTTACCGTTTTGCGCGGCGGCAAGAACGTTGGTCTGCGGCGAGATGACGTTTGACCAGTCCGGGCCGTGTCGGACCGCGTCGATAGCGGAAAACGGCGACCAAATGTAGTCGCCTGGTTTAAAGTTCTTCGTCGTCGGCGTATAGAATTGCCAAGACACACCGCGGGCGTCCAGCGAATCGGCAATCGTCCGGTACTGCGTGAAACACGGGTACGGACCCGCCGCCGGCTTTACCGTTCTCTGCGCGTCGAGCAGTGACGTTCGCGCAAAAGCGGGAGAATCGCAGCTCCAGGACGAGCTTGAGCTGACTTCGACAACGCCGTCCTTGTTGAGCAGCCCGGGGTAGTTGACGATCGCCAAGTTTCGCGCTACGTCCGTCGTGCCGGCGACGAGGTACTGGTGCGCGGTAAAGCTGGGGCCGAAGTCGGTCGGGAAATAGTGGTCCGCGAGGACGTACTGCATCGCCATTTTCCAGTATGGGCCGGCTTCGTCGACATAGTTTGGCGCGTCGTTCGGAACGTAGACGTATGGCGAATGTACTCCCGACGTTCCGACCGCAGGGCGGGCGAGGCTGGGGCAGCTGGTGAGAGGCCATTTCTCGGGATACTCGAGATAAAAGCCGTCCATCTTTCCGTGATCCCACGAGACCATAGCTTCGTCCCAACAATGCGAGATGTCCGCGATCGACTGCTGGAAGCCTCGCGGACGAAGCGGAACGATACGCGAGCCCGCCTTACCGGTCGACCGCGTCTCGGCCCCCGGATAGCCCATGAACAGATTGTTGAAGCTGCGGTTTTCCTGGATGATGATGACGATGTGCTGGATGCACGTGTAGTTGGCGGCCGGACAGGGCGTTGGCCCGCTTGGAATCGGAGTGTGCGAGCCATGCGGCATCGTCGACGCGGTTCCCGAGCACCCGGTGACGATTGCACAGCCAAAGAGTAATACGAACAACGAACAGAGCAAAGCGCGCATGCTGTCCTCCCCTTTTTGAGGTCTTCGGCTTACTCAGCGATCAATTCGATGCGATTGCCGAAAGGATCGCCAACATAGCAGTGAGAGTGCCCGTCTTGCAGCGCCATGTCTTCGACGATTTCGTAACCGGCGTCTCTTATGCGTTTCACAAACGTTTCGTAGCGCAGTAGAACCGGCGGGCCGCGTCGTCACCACCAGCCGGCATGGCTAGCTGGACGTGATCGATTTCGGTGATCATGGTGCTTCGGGTACGAAGGCGGCGTCGCGGTTTTCGGGTTTCACGAAATAGCCGATTGCGGTGAAGACGAGGACGGCGGCAAACATGATTAGCGAGATGATGGCCATCGCGCGCCCGTAATCGGCGGTGCCGTTGGCCAACGGGAAGTTCTTCGTGGCGAAGTGGGCTTCCATTTGGGCGGCACCCGCGCTGATGAGGTTGCCGATCTGATACGTGAAACCGGGGAACGTGCCGCGTGAGCCGGCGGGAGAGAGTTCGTTGAGGTGCGCCGGAATGACGCCCCACGCCCCCTGCACCATGAACTGTATGGCGAACGCACCGATGGCAAGCGCGACCATCGTCTGACTGAACGCCCAAAGCGGCACGCATACGGCGCCGAGAAGCGCGGCGATCAATAGTGCCGGGCGCCGTCCGATGCGTTGCGAGAATGCACCGAATGCAATGCCGCCGGCGATCGCACCGAGCGCAGCAATTATCGATAACGACGACGTCATTCCGGTCGAAAAACCGTGCTGCACTTGCAGGAACGTCGCGTACAGGTCTTGCGTGCCGTGCGACATGAAGTTCATCGCCGCCATAAACAACACGGTGTAAATAAAGAGGGGAAGGTTGGCCGCGATTGATGCGCCTGCCCTTCTACTTCGCTCGCTCCGCTCGCTACGCTCAGGATGACAAAGCGGATCGCTACCCCTATTACGATGGGAGGCGAGCCAGGCGGGGGATTCGGGGACGTGGCTGCGGATGTAGAAGATGAGCAGCGCCGGCAGCGTGCCGACGACGAAGAGAATGCGCCATGCGTAGTGCGCCGCGCCGAACTGATCGGCGAAGTGGAAGACGATGAAATACGCGGCCGCCGCCAGCAAGTAGCCGACCATGTAGCCTTCTTGCAGCAATCCGCTAAAGAAGCCGCGCTTTTGCGGCGGGAGTGCTTCCATCGCCATCGCCGCGCCGAGCCCCCATTCGCCGCCCATGGCGACGCCGTAGAGCGCGCGCAGCACTAAGAAGATCGTGAAGTTCGGCGAGAACGCGGTCAGCAGCTCGATGACGGAATAAAATGCGATGTCGATCATCAACGGAGTGCGCCGGCCGTAACGATCGCCGATCCAGCCGAAAATCAGCGCGCCGAGTGGGCGGCATGCCAGCGTGAGCGTAATGGCGGCTGTGACTTCAACGATCCCGCTCTTGAAGTCGGCCGCGATCTTCGAGACAACAAAGGTCAGGAGAAAGAAATCGAACGCGTCGAGCGTCCAACCTAAGAAGCTCGCAATGAAGGTTCTGCGAGCTGCGGGCGATAGAGTGGAGTCGGTTTGCGACAGGCTCAACGTGGAACGGGTACTACGCCGCGTTTTGATGCGCCTGCCCGTCGACTTCGGCGCTTCGCGCCTACGCTCGGGATGACAACACAAAGAAGGCCGCGCGTTAGCGCGGCCAACCTTTTTGATGTTACGTCGGACTAGGCGATGGTCCGGGGGTGAATGTGGAGCTCGACGGTGAGCCCGACGCGGCGGGCGTGGGCGAGGGCGTAGCGGTTGCGTTCGGCGGATACGTCAATCCGTACATCGCCAGCAGCCAGATTTGTCCGCGCTTCACGGTAATCTTGGGCGTCGGGAAGTTGAAGTTGATGATCTGCCCGTTGCTAACGTACTTGGTGTACGATCCGAGGAACTGATCGATGCGCTTACCGCGCAGCACGCCTTCGTTATAAAGCTGGATCCAGAAGCCGCGGCTGGGAAGCTGTTGGCGCGGTATGACGTATTGCACCGACGCCAAGCCGTTGAGGTTGAAGTTCGAGTCGCTTTGCAGGCGAATCGCCACCAGCGGCGTGACGCTTAACGCACGCCGATCGGGATTGGTCATCGGCGGAGCGTCTTTGGGCATGGCCTCGACTTGCAGCGTTATCGTGCCGGGCGGCGTCGGTGACGGCGACGCTCCCGAGTCTGAATCGTCCTCGTCGTCGGATGACGAGCTCGGCGACGGTGAGGGCGAGGGCGTTGGTGTCGGCGTCGATTTCGCGGCCGTCGAACCCGGCGACGGTGACGGCGACGGCGGCGGAATGTTGAAGCTGAGCGTGCAGTTGAACTGCTGCATTTGCACCGAGATTTGCGGGCACTTCATGCCGCTGGGACCTTGGCCGACGGGATACTGCGCCTCGTTGGGCGCCAACGTCGACCCGGGCACCGTCAATGCCGGCTGACCGTTGGGACCGATCTCGGGACCTTGCATGTCACCGCCGGGACCCATGCCGCCCGGCGATGCGCCGAGTTGGCCCGGATTGCCGACCGGTGGGCCGACGTCGCCCGGCATGCCGCCGCCACCACTATCTAATCCGCCCTGGCACGCAGCGAGCGCTAAAGCAATAGCGGCAACCCCAAATGC is from Candidatus Baltobacteraceae bacterium and encodes:
- a CDS encoding diguanylate cyclase, whose amino-acid sequence is MRSSREQRPHQRRDLIRRSAQLLASALPLQETMVQLAALLSEFVEAKSVLLAIGDASDARIEYIFEDGVGLRPEDAKMAEDSRMRQVLSGGESILYEGPPSAVLVPVAFGGNIVGALSVRSHQSSAYDIEDVAMLESCAIYLGARIHDEHERLEMANLKHQATTDPLTGVGNRRGFDEALAREWQRCARSKSPLSVLLFDVDLFKLFNDTYGHIAGDGCLRQIAEAIGRCASRPGDVVARYGGEEFSIVLPETTLANARQVAETACVAVRELQIPHQGSSLGHVTVSVGCASVIPDTETEPQSLTASADLHLYGAKAAGRNRVTSDGYSSEAPPAVRQATLRHNLPSMRTSFLGREDEIAEIGALLTGARLVTIVGPGGVGKTRLAIEYGQRNLEQFPDGVWFIDLAPIAEGVFLSATALATMGVREAAGRDTDDTLAAHLSERKALIVLDNCEHLIGEAAVLVDRLLEQCPWLQVIATSREMLDIPGESLFRVSTFREEESVALFVSRARAVVRTFDPTPETMSAIKEICRRLDGIPLAIELAAARVKTMTVTELRGRLDDRFRVLTGGRTSLPRQQTLRGLIGWSYNLLDENEKALLRRLAVFAGDFSMDAACAVCAGEPLDERDIVTLLGHLVDKSLVQFEPGGDVARYWLLDSTKEFALERLADAAEWDAMQQRRADHFCRAADAAYAAAASESKAMFAAVERDYAEFRAVFQWALSREDDAPAALSLAGVLHRYWYERGQWREGRYWLERVTRNLRDDSMDPQRWLLLFGLVRFYLAHASIDEAQEISARLVEIADRLDNRVLVLAAHLARGLTLFHASRLTDALPAFERGIEIYEMLEAGERESAMALAGQNPGMTCELGIAITLWLAKRSDTAQDHIDSAARIAKSLNSPFQMAAMLSWSALFHYLRGDMKRALAEVQQAHDLAKEHGFALWLATCKAQLGVLLSADGHESTGEDMLVSALAMVEEHSALMVKSRVLTMLAQARLNEGRVDEGLDSARQGLAGVTHWGERWWESELHRLEGELLSRKDPPDTAGALESFRRALETARRDNLDEFTERAQRAIAESESSWDTAKAADASKKNAKSPGGAIKP
- a CDS encoding DUF5069 domain-containing protein, encoding MQPLDLRNGPPRSCYAELDGLMLMPRTIDKLRGRLPGGDPGIYFINGKIKGISGYLLERLGVTEQALFEAVTACDTEDGVAAWLRGHTDASQYPAIKETLKRIKPKHAEDEAWFREEYAETLALHPELEIIIDIVDADDRRRRAK
- the tsaD gene encoding tRNA (adenosine(37)-N6)-threonylcarbamoyltransferase complex transferase subunit TsaD, giving the protein MLGIETSCDDTATALVRDGRDVLASVSTNQDAFHAKYGGIVPEIASRQHVALLSAAVEDALGRAGTTFDDVDALAVTRGPGLIGSLVVGVASAKALAFALDKPLYGINHLHGHIFAAFLDQPEAPPYPFLALLVSGGHSQLVKVESATRMSIVGRTHDDAAGEAYDKTARLLGIPYPGGPQLDRMAQRGNPRAHAFPRHRPSGDSLDLSFSGLKTSVRYFLESDAGQNAKPEDVAASFQAAVVDVLMARLEAAFARDSYNAVVLSGGVAANSALQTAFRRWSERNNVTAFVPPPKYCTDNAAMIAAAAYHQRDATRVDPLTLSADPNLAFELEPAS
- a CDS encoding alkaline phosphatase family protein translates to MRALLCSLFVLLFGCAIVTGCSGTASTMPHGSHTPIPSGPTPCPAANYTCIQHIVIIIQENRSFNNLFMGYPGAETRSTGKAGSRIVPLRPRGFQQSIADISHCWDEAMVSWDHGKMDGFYLEYPEKWPLTSCPSLARPAVGTSGVHSPYVYVPNDAPNYVDEAGPYWKMAMQYVLADHYFPTDFGPSFTAHQYLVAGTTDVARNLAIVNYPGLLNKDGVVEVSSSSSWSCDSPAFARTSLLDAQRTVKPAAGPYPCFTQYRTIADSLDARGVSWQFYTPTTKNFKPGDYIWSPFSAIDAVRHGPDWSNVISPQTNVLAAAQNGKLKGVTWVVPDGTYSDHAGPYVTDEGPSWVSAIVNAIGKGPQWNSTAIVVLWDDWGGLYDPIPPPQMDFRGLGIRTPLMVISPYALRNKVDKTLYEPGSILKFIETVFKLPPIGGSCPAAPANGFGYTDCRANVLGGFDFRQTPRAFTPIKTKYPPSKFTNSNADAVPPDTE
- a CDS encoding MFS transporter, with product MSLSQTDSTLSPAARRTFIASFLGWTLDAFDFFLLTFVVSKIAADFKSGIVEVTAAITLTLACRPLGALIFGWIGDRYGRRTPLMIDIAFYSVIELLTAFSPNFTIFLVLRALYGVAMGGEWGLGAAMAMEALPPQKRGFFSGLLQEGYMVGYLLAAAAYFIVFHFADQFGAAHYAWRILFVVGTLPALLIFYIRSHVPESPAWLASHRNRGSDPLCHPERSERSERSRRAGASIAANLPLFIYTVLFMAAMNFMSHGTQDLYATFLQVQHGFSTGMTSSLSIIAALGAIAGGIAFGAFSQRIGRRPALLIAALLGAVCVPLWAFSQTMVALAIGAFAIQFMVQGAWGVIPAHLNELSPAGSRGTFPGFTYQIGNLISAGAAQMEAHFATKNFPLANGTADYGRAMAIISLIMFAAVLVFTAIGYFVKPENRDAAFVPEAP